A genomic stretch from Leptodactylus fuscus isolate aLepFus1 chromosome 10, aLepFus1.hap2, whole genome shotgun sequence includes:
- the DKK1 gene encoding dickkopf-related protein 1, whose protein sequence is MHLLIWMLMTLLTLVQGASAYVVVANSNSIKNAPAAPAGQPMGFYPVSVSPDSFYDIANKYQPFEAYPLYTCTEDDDCALDEFCHSARNGNNMVCLACRKRRKRCLRDAMCCMGNYCNNGICMPVEHENERFPHHGYVDDPIMETYNTDQATADTNTKFTTSPSGMQPFKGRDGDVCLRSSDCGPGLCCARHFWSKICKPVLEEGQVCTKHRRKGSHGLEIFQRCHCGAGLSCKLQKGEFTTVPKTSRLHTCQRH, encoded by the exons ATGCACCTTCTTATCTGGATGCTCATGACCCTCCTCACCCTTGTCCAAGGAGCCTCTGCCTATGTGGTGGTGGCAAACTCCAACTCCATCAAGAATGCTCCTGCAGCTCCTGCTGGACAACCTATGGGCTTCTACCCAGTCAGTGTCAGCCCGGACTCCTTCTATGACATTGCTAACAAGTACCAGCCCTTTGAAGCTTACCCG CTCTACACTTGCACAGAAGATGATGATTGTGCCCTAGATGAATTCTGCCATAGCGCTAGAAATGGAAACAACATGGTCTGCCTGGCATGTAGGAAACGCAGAAAGAGATGTCTCCGGGATGCCATGTGCTGCATGGGCAACTACTGCAATAATG GTATCTGTATGCCGGTTGAGCATGAAAATGAACGTTTCCCTCATCATGGATATGTGGACGATCCTATTATGGAGACCTACAATACCGACCAGGCCACAGCAGATACCAACACCAAATTCACTACATCTCCTTCTGGAATGCAGCCATTTAAAG gtcGTGATGGTGACGTCTGTCTCCGCTCAAGCGACTGTGGTCCAGGACTTTGTTGTGCACGTCACTTCTGGTCAAAGATCTGCAAACCTGTCCTCGAAGAAGGTCAAGTGTGCACCAAGCATAGGAGAAAAGGTTCCCATGGTCTGGAGATATTCCAGCGTTGTCATTGTGGAGCAGGCCTGTCCTGCAAGTTACAGAAAGGAGAGTTCACAACTGTCCCTAAAACCTCCAGACTCCACACTTGTCAGAGGCATTGA